A genome region from Flavobacterium sp. CFS9 includes the following:
- a CDS encoding efflux RND transporter permease subunit — protein sequence MGEFFVRRPIVAIVMSIIIVILGLLALQKTPISQYPDINPPVVKINTSFTGANALNVEQAVATPIEQKVNGVENMLYMKSTNTSDGACTIEVTFDVGTNLDNANMLTQNRQNQSTPFMPSSVKQQGVVVKKSLSFPMMLFTVTSNNPKYDAKFLNNYASINIVDQLARIKGVGEVSLFGGSNYSMRIWLKADIMSKLGVTVDDVKNAINAQNMISPGGKFGAEPAPPGTEFTYGVTLQDRLVTEKQFGEIVVRSKEDGAQVLLSDISRIELGTENYSSSARRNSSPSAVMAVYQMPGSNALEVAELAKKAMKDLSEKFPKDIEYQESLDTTLAITAGVEDIVHTLFEAVILVILVVFIFLQNWRATLIPLITVPVSLVGTIAVFPLLGFSINTLSLLGLVLAIGIVVDDAIVVVEAVIHHIEKGKSPREATIQAMREVSGPVIAIALILIAVFVPVAMTPGITGRFYQQFAITIAVSVAFSAISALSLSPALCAMLLKPTKPVEEQSGWLAKFFAGFNRIFEKVTGKYLTGATFFAKKSMRIVVLLAVIMGAVVLLGKKIPLGFIPEEDQGYVLVNMSLPPASSLQRTDEISRKVDSFLKDEKSILSYTTINGFSMLTNSYQPNSAFIFISLKPWEERDETSKQFVDRLNKKFATQITTASVFGFGPPAIQGLGASAGFSLMLQDKGGNTPQYLAEQTQAFIAAAQKRPEIKRIYTTFNAGSPQIKLDIDNDKAMKLGVPVSRVTDALGAFLGGSYVNDFNRFGRQYKVFIQGEAVNRVKPEDLNLIYIKNNDGDMLPISTLVTATKVMGPDFTNRLNLFRSAEIGGSPNDGYSSAQALEALEEVAQQTLPADMGYDYINLSYQEKHSPGGSSVFIMALVFVFLILAAQYESWKLPFSVLLGAPFAVFGAFLGLLLARIGSDAYVNNVFAQIGLVLLIGLVAKNAILIVEFAKEEYEKGKPLYESAMVAAKLRFRPILMTAFAFILGVVPLLTATGAGSQARIVMGMAVFSGMLIATVLGVLIVPGLFVMIENIGKKKDDSTVATENNKDSNTTGHDD from the coding sequence ATGGGAGAATTTTTCGTTCGAAGACCTATCGTTGCTATTGTAATGAGTATTATTATTGTGATACTCGGGTTACTGGCATTACAAAAAACACCTATTTCGCAATATCCCGATATTAACCCGCCAGTTGTTAAAATCAATACCAGTTTTACAGGTGCTAATGCCCTGAATGTTGAGCAAGCTGTTGCTACACCTATTGAACAAAAAGTAAATGGTGTAGAAAATATGCTCTACATGAAATCTACCAACACTTCTGATGGTGCCTGTACCATTGAAGTAACTTTTGATGTGGGAACGAATCTGGATAATGCCAATATGCTTACTCAAAACAGGCAAAATCAATCTACACCTTTTATGCCATCCAGTGTAAAACAGCAGGGGGTTGTGGTAAAAAAGTCCTTGTCGTTTCCGATGATGTTATTTACTGTTACCTCAAACAATCCGAAATACGATGCTAAATTCTTAAACAATTATGCCAGTATCAACATTGTTGATCAACTGGCTCGTATAAAAGGGGTTGGAGAAGTTTCTCTTTTTGGAGGCAGTAACTATTCGATGCGTATCTGGTTAAAGGCTGATATCATGAGCAAACTGGGTGTTACGGTTGATGATGTAAAAAATGCGATAAATGCTCAAAACATGATTAGTCCCGGAGGAAAATTTGGGGCTGAACCTGCACCTCCGGGTACCGAATTCACTTATGGTGTTACTCTTCAGGATCGTCTGGTAACCGAAAAACAATTTGGAGAAATCGTTGTTCGCAGCAAAGAAGACGGTGCACAGGTTTTACTGAGTGACATTTCCCGAATTGAACTGGGAACTGAAAACTACAGCTCGTCTGCACGTCGAAACAGTTCTCCAAGTGCTGTAATGGCGGTTTATCAAATGCCAGGCAGTAATGCACTCGAAGTAGCTGAGCTGGCCAAAAAAGCCATGAAAGACCTGTCTGAAAAATTTCCAAAAGACATCGAATATCAGGAATCACTCGATACTACCCTCGCGATTACTGCCGGAGTGGAAGATATTGTTCATACACTCTTTGAAGCGGTTATACTGGTAATTCTGGTGGTGTTTATTTTCCTGCAAAACTGGCGTGCCACCTTAATTCCTTTAATAACGGTTCCCGTTTCCTTAGTGGGAACCATTGCCGTTTTTCCGTTATTAGGATTTTCGATAAACACACTTTCGCTCTTAGGATTAGTATTAGCCATTGGTATTGTAGTCGATGATGCGATTGTTGTGGTAGAAGCCGTTATTCATCATATCGAAAAAGGCAAAAGTCCGCGGGAAGCCACCATTCAGGCCATGCGCGAAGTATCGGGTCCGGTAATCGCTATTGCCCTAATTTTGATTGCTGTTTTTGTACCAGTTGCCATGACTCCCGGAATTACGGGTCGTTTTTATCAGCAGTTTGCCATAACCATTGCGGTATCGGTAGCGTTCTCAGCCATTAGCGCGCTGTCTTTAAGTCCTGCCTTATGTGCCATGTTATTAAAACCCACAAAACCAGTTGAAGAACAAAGCGGATGGCTGGCCAAATTTTTTGCCGGTTTTAATCGGATTTTCGAAAAAGTTACCGGAAAATATCTAACAGGAGCCACCTTCTTTGCCAAAAAATCAATGCGAATTGTAGTGTTACTGGCCGTCATTATGGGGGCGGTTGTACTATTAGGCAAAAAAATTCCGTTAGGATTTATTCCTGAAGAAGATCAAGGCTATGTATTAGTTAATATGTCACTGCCTCCAGCCTCTTCACTACAACGTACAGATGAAATATCACGAAAAGTGGACAGCTTTTTGAAGGACGAAAAATCCATATTATCGTATACCACGATCAACGGGTTTAGTATGCTTACCAATTCTTATCAACCCAACAGTGCCTTTATTTTCATCTCGTTAAAGCCGTGGGAAGAAAGAGACGAAACGTCGAAACAATTTGTAGACCGTCTAAACAAAAAATTCGCTACTCAAATTACTACCGCTTCCGTTTTCGGATTTGGTCCTCCGGCCATTCAGGGTCTGGGTGCCTCTGCTGGTTTTAGTTTAATGCTGCAGGACAAAGGCGGTAATACTCCGCAGTATTTAGCAGAACAAACTCAGGCTTTTATAGCTGCGGCTCAGAAACGTCCGGAAATAAAACGAATTTACACCACTTTTAATGCCGGTTCTCCACAAATTAAACTGGATATTGATAATGACAAAGCCATGAAACTGGGGGTTCCGGTTTCAAGAGTTACTGATGCTTTAGGTGCCTTTTTAGGAGGAAGTTATGTCAATGACTTTAATCGTTTTGGACGCCAATACAAGGTTTTCATACAAGGTGAAGCGGTCAATAGAGTAAAGCCCGAAGACTTAAATCTGATTTATATCAAAAATAATGATGGTGATATGCTTCCGATATCCACATTGGTAACCGCCACAAAGGTTATGGGCCCTGATTTTACCAATCGTCTCAATCTGTTCCGGTCTGCCGAAATTGGAGGAAGTCCGAATGATGGCTACAGTAGTGCTCAGGCTTTGGAAGCTTTAGAAGAAGTGGCCCAGCAAACCCTGCCGGCAGATATGGGTTACGATTACATCAACCTTTCGTATCAGGAAAAACATTCACCAGGCGGAAGTTCTGTATTTATCATGGCGCTCGTATTTGTGTTTCTCATTCTTGCTGCACAATACGAAAGCTGGAAATTGCCGTTCAGTGTTTTACTGGGCGCACCGTTTGCTGTTTTTGGAGCCTTTCTGGGATTGCTTTTGGCCAGAATCGGAAGTGACGCTTATGTTAACAATGTCTTTGCTCAGATTGGGTTAGTGCTTTTAATTGGGTTGGTAGCCAAAAATGCTATTCTTATTGTGGAATTTGCCAAAGAAGAATACGAAAAAGGAAAACCATTGTACGAATCGGCTATGGTAGCAGCCAAACTTCGTTTTCGTCCAATACTTATGACGGCCTTTGCTTTTATTCTGGGTGTTGTTCCACTATTAACCGCTACTGGTGCGGGCTCTCAAGCGCGTATTGTAATGGGAATGGCCGTATTTAGCGGTATGTTAATCGCCACCGTCTTGGGGGTATTAATTGTACCCGGCCTATTTGTCATGATTGAAAACATCGGAAAAAAGAAAGACGATTCAACCGTAGCAACCGAAAATAATAAGGACTCTAATACCACTGGCCATGATGATTAA
- a CDS encoding efflux transporter outer membrane subunit, translated as MMIKKYKTIAIILLLSLLPVGCMVGPKYTKPEQLKSDSYQNERNLDSLASVVNLKWFDLFNDDILKGLITKGLQNNYDLKIAVTRIDQLRAQLGYSKTSLLPSFQYGATINSNEKNLTPSNVGANMSWEIDFWGRYRHENNAVQNELLATEEARKVVLSSIVSDIATAYFQLRNFDDQLEIAQHTLSTREKYYEIINQRFKSGYISEVDKAQIEQQVAIAEATIPNIKRQITVQENIISLLTGQLPSQIPRGKSNTELRIVSEIPLSIPSALLENRPDVKAAELKYKASNERIGTAQAMRFPSFNLAAIAGFASADLSNLFLGSSYSQNASAGVAGPIFAFGRNKRRVEIYRQQAEEFKLTYQKTYISAVNEVEQSIQNIKTYKEEWEARNRQVNAALINYKLSYERYDSGYVSYLEVLDVESNLFQAQLSLSQLSERQLSSMVQLYKALGGGWSP; from the coding sequence ATGATGATTAAGAAATATAAAACAATAGCCATTATCCTTTTACTCTCCTTATTGCCTGTAGGTTGTATGGTAGGGCCTAAGTATACCAAACCGGAACAGTTAAAATCTGATTCTTATCAAAACGAACGGAATTTAGACAGTCTGGCCTCCGTAGTCAACTTAAAATGGTTTGACTTATTCAATGATGATATTTTAAAAGGCCTGATTACAAAGGGACTTCAGAATAATTATGATTTAAAAATTGCGGTTACCAGAATCGATCAGCTTAGGGCACAACTAGGATACTCGAAAACAAGTTTATTGCCTTCCTTTCAATACGGAGCAACCATAAACAGTAATGAGAAGAATCTGACTCCTTCAAATGTTGGTGCAAACATGTCCTGGGAAATTGATTTTTGGGGAAGATACCGCCATGAGAATAATGCGGTACAAAACGAACTCCTGGCTACCGAGGAAGCCCGTAAAGTGGTACTTTCAAGTATTGTGAGTGATATTGCTACGGCTTATTTTCAGCTGCGAAATTTTGACGATCAGTTAGAGATCGCACAGCACACCCTTTCTACCCGGGAAAAATATTATGAAATTATAAACCAAAGGTTCAAAAGCGGTTATATCTCTGAGGTCGACAAAGCACAAATCGAACAGCAGGTGGCGATCGCCGAAGCCACTATTCCAAACATTAAAAGACAAATAACCGTTCAGGAAAATATCATTTCTCTGCTTACCGGTCAACTACCCTCACAAATTCCACGAGGAAAATCCAACACCGAATTGCGAATTGTAAGTGAGATACCGTTGTCAATTCCGTCCGCCTTACTGGAAAACAGGCCTGACGTGAAAGCAGCAGAGTTAAAATACAAAGCTTCCAACGAAAGAATCGGAACCGCACAGGCCATGCGCTTTCCTTCTTTCAATCTCGCAGCCATTGCAGGTTTTGCCAGCGCCGATTTAAGCAATTTGTTTTTAGGAAGTTCCTACTCTCAAAATGCCTCTGCGGGAGTCGCAGGCCCCATATTTGCTTTTGGCAGAAACAAACGCAGGGTCGAAATATACAGACAGCAGGCTGAAGAATTCAAATTGACCTATCAAAAAACGTACATTTCTGCTGTTAATGAAGTAGAACAATCTATTCAGAATATCAAAACCTACAAAGAAGAATGGGAAGCCCGAAACCGACAGGTTAATGCAGCTTTAATCAACTACAAACTGTCTTACGAAAGATATGACAGCGGTTATGTTTCGTATCTGGAAGTTTTAGATGTCGAAAGCAACTTGTTTCAGGCGCAATTAAGTTTGTCACAGTTATCGGAAAGACAATTAAGCTCAATGGTGCAATTGTACAAAGCTCTTGGCGGGGGATGGAGCCCGTAA
- a CDS encoding BrxA/BrxB family bacilliredoxin encodes MYPQEMVKPMEAELTAAGFQDLHSAEAVDNAIKAEGTTLVVVNSVCGCAARNARPGAKMSLEGAKKPDHLITVFAGVDKEAVDAARQHMFPFPPSSPSMALFKNGELVHMLERHHIEGRPAELIAENLRDAFNEFC; translated from the coding sequence ATGTATCCACAAGAAATGGTAAAACCGATGGAGGCTGAATTAACAGCTGCTGGTTTTCAAGATTTACATAGTGCAGAAGCTGTAGATAATGCTATCAAAGCGGAAGGTACCACTTTAGTTGTTGTAAACTCTGTTTGTGGTTGTGCTGCAAGAAATGCACGTCCGGGAGCAAAAATGAGTTTAGAAGGCGCTAAAAAACCAGATCATTTAATTACAGTTTTCGCTGGTGTTGACAAAGAAGCTGTTGATGCTGCAAGACAACATATGTTCCCTTTCCCTCCATCATCGCCATCTATGGCTTTGTTCAAAAACGGAGAATTGGTTCACATGTTAGAGCGTCACCACATCGAAGGTCGTCCGGCTGAATTAATCGCTGAGAATTTAAGAGACGCTTTTAATGAGTTTTGTTAA
- a CDS encoding S41 family peptidase, whose protein sequence is MKLQLLTFGLCCVFANFVSAQKLEIENIKKEDYIADLELMKEIIEKQHPDPFRFITKEQWDNSFKASIKKIQNAPNYLQFLTNLPKIRDGHLSVSAPEEFYATYIKEKLAYFPIPLIAVGNRLFVNIKGAEIPYLSEVTTINGQTAIAIIQKISQHIQGEGEIKTGIEEQISDDFSSNYCFYVEPYAEKFSIEYKEQSDKETAKLTLNGRNFYEMYYRSSQKVKPVNKAENAVSIDYQFYKAQLTGKLTINTFDLQENEAYQKFSDFFKRINKDGYKNVIIDIRGNGGGDPKIAAILYSFISKGNFENKFNYKAKSIKLVHPESLVSSDGSRANEGDIQNYENFLYQRFSASGDMFVGNERIKEGVLENFPADKDVFSGNVYVAVGGKTFSAAVYFAKLVQDNKRGVIIGKETGGNANNTFAGYFIHYKLPKTRAVLRFSITDLYFGDNPPKVTTGILPEISLSLDQILGYLRQEKDPEVTYVLEKLIKNK, encoded by the coding sequence TTAAAAAAGAAGATTATATTGCAGATCTTGAATTGATGAAGGAGATTATAGAGAAACAACATCCGGATCCCTTTCGGTTTATAACTAAAGAGCAATGGGATAACAGTTTTAAAGCAAGTATTAAGAAAATTCAAAATGCACCCAATTATTTACAGTTTTTAACCAATCTTCCTAAGATTCGTGACGGTCATTTATCCGTGTCGGCACCCGAAGAGTTTTATGCCACTTACATTAAGGAAAAATTGGCCTATTTCCCTATTCCTTTAATTGCGGTTGGTAATCGTTTATTTGTCAATATTAAAGGAGCTGAAATTCCTTATTTAAGTGAAGTTACCACTATTAATGGTCAAACGGCTATAGCCATTATTCAAAAAATTTCGCAGCATATTCAAGGGGAAGGAGAAATAAAAACGGGAATTGAGGAGCAGATTTCAGACGATTTTTCTTCTAATTACTGTTTTTATGTTGAGCCTTATGCAGAAAAATTCAGCATAGAATATAAAGAACAATCCGATAAGGAAACGGCAAAATTGACTTTAAACGGCCGTAATTTTTATGAAATGTATTACAGAAGCTCGCAAAAGGTAAAACCAGTTAATAAAGCTGAAAATGCGGTTTCTATTGATTACCAGTTTTACAAAGCGCAGCTCACAGGTAAACTGACGATTAATACTTTTGACTTGCAGGAGAATGAAGCCTATCAGAAATTCAGTGATTTTTTTAAAAGAATAAACAAAGACGGGTATAAAAATGTAATTATTGATATTCGCGGCAATGGAGGAGGAGATCCAAAAATAGCGGCGATCCTGTACTCCTTTATTTCGAAAGGTAATTTTGAAAATAAGTTTAATTATAAAGCAAAATCAATTAAGTTAGTTCATCCGGAGAGTTTGGTAAGTTCTGACGGATCTCGTGCCAACGAAGGAGATATTCAGAATTATGAAAATTTCCTGTACCAAAGATTTAGTGCCAGTGGAGATATGTTTGTCGGAAATGAAAGGATAAAGGAAGGAGTACTCGAAAATTTTCCTGCAGATAAGGATGTGTTTTCAGGTAATGTTTATGTTGCTGTAGGAGGGAAGACTTTTTCGGCTGCTGTTTATTTTGCTAAACTGGTGCAGGATAACAAACGAGGTGTCATCATTGGAAAAGAAACAGGAGGGAATGCCAATAATACTTTTGCAGGTTACTTTATACATTATAAACTTCCTAAAACAAGAGCTGTTCTGAGATTTTCAATCACAGATCTTTATTTTGGGGATAATCCTCCAAAGGTAACTACGGGTATACTTCCGGAGATAAGTCTTTCTTTGGATCAGATACTTGGTTATTTACGACAGGAGAAAGACCCTGAAGTAACTTATGTGCTGGAAAAACTGATTAAAAACAAATAG